The Malus domestica chromosome 06, GDT2T_hap1 genome has a segment encoding these proteins:
- the GPAT gene encoding glycerol-3-phosphate acyltransferase, chloroplastic (The RefSeq protein has 1 substitution compared to this genomic sequence), with translation MFTLSATPSTAFLTPRISPSSLSSSASAAYSSSPSSSSRLCLVSLRWRSSACPCLFSTLKVTAMAELVKDTESASLSPIQCAEKRETNHSRTFLNATTEQELLSAIRKETEAGRLPSTVASGMEELYQNYKNAILQSGNPKADEIVLSNMTAVLDRVFLDIEDPFIFSPYHKAMREPFDYYMFGQNYIRPLVDFRNSYVGNHSIFYEIEEKLQQGHNIFLISNHQTEADPAVIALLLESTNPHLAEKMTYIAGDRVLTDPLCKPFSMGRNLICVYSKKHMNDVPELADMKRKANTRSLKEMAVLLRGGSQIVWIAPSGGRDRPDPATGEWYPAPFDAASLDNLRRLGEHSAAPGHIYPLALLCHNIMPPPPQVEKEIGERRMISFHGTGLSVAPEITFSDITASCQNSEEAREVYTQALYGIVTEHYNVLKAAIHYKQGLNASTPNVSLSQPWS, from the exons atgTTTACTCTCTCTGCGACGCCATCCACCGCATTCCTCACGCCTAGGATTTCGCCGTCGTCTCTTTCCTCCTCCGCCTCCGCTGCTTACTCTTCGTCACCGTCGTCTTCTTCTCGGCTGTGCTTGGTCTCTTTGAGGTGGCGGAGCTCCGCCTGTCCTTGCTTGTTTTCCACCTTGAAGGTGACTGCCATGGCGGAGCTGGTGAAGGACACGGAGTCGGCTTCTTTGTCGCCCATTCAGTGTGCAGAGAAGAGGGAGACTAATCATTCTCGCACCTTTCTCAACGCGACCACTGAACAAG AGCTGCTGTCTGCAATAAGGAAGGAAACAGAAGCTGGCAGGCTTCCCTCAACTGTTGCTTCAGGAATGGAAGAATTATATCAGAATTATAAAAATGCT ATTCTTCAAAGCGGAAATCCCAAGGCAGATGAGATTGTGTTGTCAAATATGACTGCTGTGTTGGATCGTGTATTCTTGGATATAGAG GATCCATTTATCTTCTCACCATATCACAAGGCAATGCGAGAGCCTTTTGATTACTACATGTTTGGTCAAAACTATATTCGTCCTTTAGTTGATTTCAG AAACTCATATGTTGGCAACCATTCCATTTTCTATGAAATTGAAGAGAAGCTTCAGCAG GGTCACAACATCTTTTTGATATCAAACCACCAAACTGAAGCAGATCCAGCTGTCATTGCCTTGTTGCTTGAATCAACAAACCCACATCTCGCTGAGAAAATG ACCTACATAGCAGGAGATAGGGTTTTGACAGATCCTCTTTGTAAGCCTTTCAGCATGGGGAG GAATCTGATATGTGTATACTCCAAAAAGCACATGAATGATGTTCCTGAGCTTGCTGATATGAAAAGAAAAGCAAACACACGGAGTTTGAAGGAAATGGCAGTGCTATTGAG GGGCGGGTCACAGATTGTATGGATTGCACCTAGTGGTGGCAGGGACCGGCCAGATCCTGCAACAGGAGAATGGTACCCA GCACCTTTTGATGCTGCTTCACTGGACAATCTAAGAAGGCTTGGTGAACATTCTGCTGCGCCAGGGCATATATATCCCTTAGCATTGTTGTGTCACAACATCATGCCCCCTCCACCCCAG GTAGAAAAAGAAATTGGAGAaaggagaatgatctccttccATGGTACTGGATTATCGGTTGCACCAGAAATCACCTTCTCTGATATTACTGCTTCCTGTCAAAATTCTGAAGAG GCGAGGGAGGTATACACACAAGCTCTGTACGGTATCGTTACTGAACATTACAATGTGCTGAAAGCTGCTATACATTACGAACAAGGACTAAACGCATCCACTCCAAATGTTTCTTTGTCACAACCGTGGAGTTAG
- the GPAT gene encoding glycerol-3-phosphate acyltransferase, chloroplastic isoform X1, translating to MHVIITLPPPSTPPLCRKPKLTDRSIYPSSASLSLSLSLTMFTLSATPSTAFLTPRISPSSLSSSASAAYSSSPSSSSRLCLVSLRWRSSACPCLFSTLKVTAMAELVKDTESASLSPIQCAEKRETNHSRTFLNATTEQELLSAIRKETEAGRLPSTVASGMEELYQNYKNAILQSGNPKADEIVLSNMTAVLDRVFLDIEDPFIFSPYHKAMREPFDYYMFGQNYIRPLVDFRNSYVGNHSIFYEIEEKLQQGHNIFLISNHQTEADPAVIALLLESTNPHLAEKMTYIAGDRVLTDPLCKPFSMGRNLICVYSKKHMNDVPELADMKRKANTRSLKEMAVLLRGGSQIVWIAPSGGRDRPDPATGEWYPAPFDAASLDNLRRLGEHSAAPGHIYPLALLCHNIMPPPPQVEKEIGERRMISFHGTGLSVAPEITFSDITASCQNSEEAREVYTQALYGIVTEHYNVLKAAIHYEQGLNASTPNVSLSQPWS from the exons ATGCACGTGATCATAACCTTGCCTCCACCGTCCACTCCCCCACTCTGCAGAAAACCAAAACTCACAGATCGATCGATCTATCCATCCtccgcttctctctctctctctctctctctcactatgTTTACTCTCTCTGCGACGCCATCCACCGCATTCCTCACGCCTAGGATTTCGCCGTCGTCTCTTTCCTCCTCCGCCTCCGCTGCTTACTCTTCGTCACCGTCGTCTTCTTCTCGGCTGTGCTTGGTCTCTTTGAGGTGGCGGAGCTCCGCCTGTCCTTGCTTGTTTTCCACCTTGAAGGTGACTGCCATGGCGGAGCTGGTGAAGGACACGGAGTCGGCTTCTTTGTCGCCCATTCAGTGTGCAGAGAAGAGGGAGACTAATCATTCTCGCACCTTTCTCAACGCGACCACTGAACAAG AGCTGCTGTCTGCAATAAGGAAGGAAACAGAAGCTGGCAGGCTTCCCTCAACTGTTGCTTCAGGAATGGAAGAATTATATCAGAATTATAAAAATGCT ATTCTTCAAAGCGGAAATCCCAAGGCAGATGAGATTGTGTTGTCAAATATGACTGCTGTGTTGGATCGTGTATTCTTGGATATAGAG GATCCATTTATCTTCTCACCATATCACAAGGCAATGCGAGAGCCTTTTGATTACTACATGTTTGGTCAAAACTATATTCGTCCTTTAGTTGATTTCAG AAACTCATATGTTGGCAACCATTCCATTTTCTATGAAATTGAAGAGAAGCTTCAGCAG GGTCACAACATCTTTTTGATATCAAACCACCAAACTGAAGCAGATCCAGCTGTCATTGCCTTGTTGCTTGAATCAACAAACCCACATCTCGCTGAGAAAATG ACCTACATAGCAGGAGATAGGGTTTTGACAGATCCTCTTTGTAAGCCTTTCAGCATGGGGAG GAATCTGATATGTGTATACTCCAAAAAGCACATGAATGATGTTCCTGAGCTTGCTGATATGAAAAGAAAAGCAAACACACGGAGTTTGAAGGAAATGGCAGTGCTATTGAG GGGCGGGTCACAGATTGTATGGATTGCACCTAGTGGTGGCAGGGACCGGCCAGATCCTGCAACAGGAGAATGGTACCCA GCACCTTTTGATGCTGCTTCACTGGACAATCTAAGAAGGCTTGGTGAACATTCTGCTGCGCCAGGGCATATATATCCCTTAGCATTGTTGTGTCACAACATCATGCCCCCTCCACCCCAG GTAGAAAAAGAAATTGGAGAaaggagaatgatctccttccATGGTACTGGATTATCGGTTGCACCAGAAATCACCTTCTCTGATATTACTGCTTCCTGTCAAAATTCTGAAGAG GCGAGGGAGGTATACACACAAGCTCTGTACGGTATCGTTACTGAACATTACAATGTGCTGAAAGCTGCTATACATTACGAACAAGGACTAAACGCATCCACTCCAAATGTTTCTTTGTCACAACCGTGGAGTTAG
- the LOC103436856 gene encoding receptor-like protein EIX1, with product MERSMRVVLLLIRVLAIATITFSIGLCNGIPGWPPLCKESERQALLMFKQDLEDPANRLSSWVAEEGSDCCSWTGVVCDHITGHIHELHLNSSDSDWDFNRSFGGKINSSLLGLKHLNYLDLSNNYFSTTQIPSFFGSMTSLTHLNLGDSSFDGVIPHQLGNLSSLCYLNLSSYSLKVENLKWISGLSLLKQLDLSSVNLSKASDWLQVTNMLPCLVELIMSDCVLHHTPPLPTINFTSLVVLDLSYNSFNSLMPRWVFNIKNLVSLRLTGCGFQGPIPGISQNITYLREIDLSFNSINLDPDPKWLFNQKILELNLEANQLSGQLPSSIQNMTCLKVLNLRENDFNSTISEWLYSLNNLESLLLSHNALRGEISSSIGNLKSLRHFDLSSNSISGSIPMSLGNLSSLVELDISGNQFKGTFIEVIGKLKLLAYLDISYNSFEGMVSEVSFSNLTKLKHFIAKGNSFTLNTSRDWLHPFQLESLRLDSWHLGPEWPMWLRTQTQLTDLSLSGTGISSTIPTWFWNLTFQLGYLNLSHNQLYGEIQNIVVAPYSVVDLGSNQFTGALPIVPTSLAWLDLSNSSFSGSVFHFFCDRPEEPKQLSVLHLGNNLLTGKVPDCWRSWQNLVALNLENNLLTGNVPMSMRYLQQLESLHLRNNHLYGELPHSLQNCSSLSVVDLGGNGFVGSIPIWMGKSLSRLNVLNLRSNEFEGDIPSEICYLKSLQILDLARNKLSGTIPRCFHNLSAMATFSESFSSITFMTGTSVEASVVVTKGIEVEYTEILGFVKGMDLSCNFMYGEIPEELTDLLALQSLNLSHNRFTGRVPSKIGNMAMLESLDFSMNQLDGEIPPSMTNLTFLSHLNLSYNNLTGRIPESTQLQSLDQSSFVGNELCGAPLNKNCSANGVIPPPTVEQDGGGGYRLLEDEWFYVNLAVGFFTGFWIVLGSLLVNMPWSILLSQLQNRMVLKMYHVIVKYV from the coding sequence ATGGAGAGAAGCATGAGAGTTGTTTTACTACTAATCAGGGTTCTTGCTATTGCAACCATTACTTTCAGTATTGGTTTATGCAATGGAATACCCGGTTGGCCTCCGCTTTGCAAAGAAAGCGAAAGACAAGCACTTCTGATGTTCAAGCAAGATCTCGAGGACCCTGCCAATCGACTTTCTTCGTGGGTTGCAGAAGAAGGTTCAGACTGTTGCAGTTGGACAGGAGTTGTCTGTGATCACATAACTGGCCACATTCACGAGCTGCACCTTAATAGTTCCGACTCTGATTGGGATTTCAACCGTTCCTTCGGTGGTAAGATAAATTCTTCTTTGCTCGGTTTAAAGCATCTCAACTACTTGGACTTGAGTAACAATTATTTCAGTACAACACAAATTCCTAGTTTCTTTGGTTCTATGACAAGTTTAACACACCTTAATCTTGGAGACTCATCGTTTGATGGAGTAATTCCTCATCAACTAGGAAATCTCTCCAGTCTATGCTATCTCAATCTCAGTAGTTACAGTCTGAAGGTTGAGAACCTTAAGTGGATTTCTGGTCTTTCTCTGCTAAAACAGTTGGACTTGAGTTCTGTAAATCTTAGCAAAGCATCTGACTGGTTGCAAGTTACAAACATGCTTCCTTGTTTGGTAGAGTTAATTATGTCCGATTGTGTACTTCATCATACTCCCCCTCTACCCACCATAAATTTTACTTCCCTGGTCGTCCTTGACCTTTCTTACAACAGTTTTAATTCTTTGATGCCGAGATGGGTTTTCAATATTAAAAATCTAGTTTCTCTTCGTCTCACTGGTTGTGGTTTCCAAGGTCCAATTCCTGGTATTTCACAGAATATCACATATTTGAGGGAAATTGATTTGTCATTCAATTCTATTAATCTTGATCCGGATCCCAAATGGTTGTTTAACCAAAAAATCCTTGAATTGAATCTAGAAGCCAATCAACTTTCAGGCCAACTTCCAAGCAGTATTCAAAATATGACTTGTCTTAAAGTTCTTAATCTCAGGGAGAACGACTTCAATTCTACCATATCTGAATGGTTGTATAGCTTGAACAATCTCGAGTCCTTACTTCTTTCTCACAATGCCTTACGTGGTGAAATATCGAGTTCCATTGGAAACCTTAAAAGTTTAAGGCACTTTGATCTTTCAAGTAATTCAATATCAGGTTCCATTCCAATGTCCCTAGGAAACCTGTCAAGCTTAGTAGAACTAGACATATCTGGTAATCAGTTTAAAGGAACTTTCATAGAAGTTATTGGGAAACTCAAATTGCTAGCATATCTGGATATATCTTATAATTCGTTTGAGGGTATGGTGTCGGAAGTTTCTTTTAGTAACCTTACAAAATTGAAGCATTTCATTGCAAAAGGAAACTCATTTACTCTGAACACCAGTCGAGATTGGCTTCATCCTTTTCAACTTGAAAGTTTACGATTGGATTCATGGCATCTGGGACCTGAATGGCCAATGTGGCTTCGGACACAAACACAGTTAACGGATCTAAGCTTATCTGGTACAGGAATTTCAAGTACTATTCCAACTTGGTTTTGGAACTTAACATTCCAATTAGGTTATCTAAATCTCTCTCACAATCAATTGTACGGGGAGATTCAAAATATAGTTGTTGCTCCTTATTCAGTAGTTGATCTTGGTTCTAACCAATTCACTGGTGCATTGCCTATTGTTCCCACCTCATTAGCTTGGCTagatctttccaattcatcattTTCTGGATCCGTTTTCCACTTCTTCTGTGATAGGCCGGAAGAACCAAAGCAACTTTCTGTTCTTCATCTCGGGAACAATCTTCTCACTGGAAAAGTACCCGACTGTTGGAGGAGTTGGCAAAACTTGGTAGCCCTAAATTTAGAAAACAATCTTCTCACTGGAAATGTCCCAATGTCTATGAGATACTTGCAACAGTTGGAATCGCTGCACTTGCGCAATAATCACCTGTACGGAGAATTGCCACATTCCCTACAAAACTGTTCCTCGTTGTCAGTTGTTGACCTTGGTGGAAATGGGTTTGTCGGAAGCATACCAATATGGATGGGTAAAAGCCTTTCAAGGTTGAACGTTCTTAACCTTCGTTCGAATGAGTTTGAAGGAGACATTCCTTCTGAAATTTGTTATTTGAAAAGTCTCCAGATATTGGACCTTGCACGTAATAAACTCTCTGGAACGATACCGAGATGCTTCCACAATTTGAGCGCCATGGCTACTTTTTCAGAATCATTTTCGTCAATCACGTTTATGACTGGTACTTCTGTTGAGGCTTCTGTAGTGGTAACGAAAGGGATAGAAGTGGAATATACCGAGATTCTGGGATTCGTAAAAGGCATGGATCTTTCATGCAACTTTATGTATGGAGAGATCCCTGAAGAACTTACCGACCTCCTCGCATTGCAGTCACTCAATTTATCGCATAACCGCTTCACCGGAAGAGTTCCTTCAAAGATTGGTAATATGGCAATGTTAGAATCTCTCGATTTTTCCATGAACCAACTTGATGGTGAAATTCCTCCAAGCATGACGAATTTGACATTTCTGAGTCACTTAAACTTGTCCTACAACAATTTGACGGGACGAATTCCGGAAAGCACTCAGCTGCAGAGCCTTGATCAGTCTAGCTTCGTTGGCAACGAACTATGCGGAGCTCCACTCAACAAGAATTGCAGCGCAAATGGGGTGATACCGCCACCAACAGTTGAGCAAGACGGAGGAGGAGGATACCGTTTACTCGAAGACGAGTGGTTCTACGTGAATTTGGCAGTTGGATTCTTCACGGGGTTTTGGATTGTGCTTGGTTCTTTGCTGGTAAACATGCCATGGAGCATTCTTCTTTCACAGTTGCAGAATAGGATGGTGCTTAAAATGTATCATGTAATTGTTAAATATGTTTAG